A single genomic interval of Deltaproteobacteria bacterium harbors:
- the guaB gene encoding IMP dehydrogenase has translation MNDRTMPVALTFDDVLLVPGHSTVLPSEVAVTTRLARGIALQIPLVSSAMDTVTESATAICLAREGGLGIVHRNLSPADQAKEVLQVKRAETGMVVDPLTVHPDQRLGDAIHLMQTHSFSGLPVVKEGRLVGILTNRDVRFEKNLDQRVADLMTEELVTAPEGVDLERAKELLHTNRIEKLLVVDGKGMLKGLITIKDIEKAQRHPFAAKDDRGRLRVGAAVGVGADREERVARLVEAGCDVICVDTAHGHSQRVIDTVAAVRASYPDLPIVAGNVATAEGAEALAKAGADAIKVGIGPGSICTTRVVTGVGVPQMTAIWACAPVAERHGATVIADGGIKYSGDVAKALAAGAHVVMVGSLFAGTDEAPGEKILYQGRSYKMYRGMGSLGAMQDGSRDRYFQMNVTDDRKLVPEGIEGRVPYRGPLADSVYQLIGGVRAAMGYVGAATLAELRTRARFVQVTAAGQRESHVHDVIIMKEAPNYRVE, from the coding sequence ATGAACGACCGCACCATGCCCGTGGCCTTGACCTTCGACGACGTCCTGCTCGTCCCGGGGCACAGCACCGTCCTCCCCTCCGAGGTGGCGGTGACCACCCGCCTCGCGCGCGGGATCGCCCTCCAGATCCCGCTCGTATCGTCGGCCATGGACACCGTGACCGAGTCGGCGACGGCCATCTGCCTCGCGCGAGAGGGAGGACTCGGGATCGTGCATCGGAACCTCTCCCCCGCCGACCAGGCGAAGGAGGTGCTCCAGGTGAAGCGCGCCGAGACGGGGATGGTCGTGGACCCGCTCACCGTGCACCCCGACCAGCGCCTCGGTGACGCCATCCACCTGATGCAGACCCACAGCTTCTCGGGGCTGCCGGTGGTCAAGGAAGGGCGGCTCGTCGGGATCCTCACCAACCGGGACGTGCGCTTCGAGAAGAACCTGGACCAGCGGGTAGCGGACCTGATGACCGAGGAGCTCGTCACGGCGCCCGAAGGGGTGGACCTGGAGCGGGCGAAGGAGCTCCTGCACACGAATCGCATCGAGAAGCTGCTCGTGGTGGACGGCAAGGGGATGCTCAAGGGGCTCATCACGATCAAGGACATCGAGAAGGCTCAGCGGCACCCCTTCGCGGCGAAGGACGACCGCGGGCGCCTGCGCGTGGGGGCCGCGGTGGGCGTGGGAGCCGACCGCGAGGAGCGCGTGGCGCGCCTCGTCGAGGCGGGGTGCGACGTGATCTGCGTGGATACGGCGCACGGCCACAGCCAGCGGGTCATCGACACTGTCGCCGCCGTGCGGGCGAGCTACCCCGACCTCCCGATCGTGGCCGGCAACGTGGCGACCGCGGAGGGAGCGGAGGCGCTGGCGAAGGCGGGAGCCGACGCGATCAAGGTCGGCATCGGGCCCGGCTCGATCTGCACCACCCGCGTCGTGACGGGGGTGGGCGTGCCGCAGATGACGGCCATCTGGGCCTGCGCGCCCGTGGCGGAGCGGCACGGGGCGACGGTGATCGCCGACGGTGGCATCAAGTACTCGGGGGACGTGGCGAAGGCGCTCGCCGCCGGGGCGCACGTGGTGATGGTGGGCAGTCTCTTCGCCGGCACCGACGAGGCCCCAGGGGAGAAGATCCTCTACCAGGGTCGCAGCTACAAGATGTACCGCGGCATGGGGAGCCTCGGCGCGATGCAGGACGGCAGCCGCGACCGCTACTTCCAGATGAACGTGACCGACGACCGGAAGCTCGTCCCCGAGGGGATCGAGGGGCGCGTCCCGTATCGTGGGCCGCTCGCGGACAGCGTCTACCAGCTCATCGGCGGCGTGCGCGCGGCGATGGGCTACGTCGGCGCGGCGACGCTCGCCGAGCTGCGGACGCGGGCGCGCTTCGTCCAGGTCACCGCCGCGGGGCAGCGCGAGAGCCACGTACACGACGTGATCATCATGAAAGAAGCCCCCAACTACCGCGTGGAGTAG
- the guaA gene encoding glutamine-hydrolyzing GMP synthase, whose product MARRSIVVLDFGSQYTQLIARRVRELRVYSEIRPCTISLAELRAMQPAGVILSGGPASVYETDAPRISKEVFELGVPVLGICYGLQLMTELLGGRVAPGERREYGRAKVRVLDRDCPLWRGLDEEGELAVWMSHGDRIESLPEGFVAVGSSENTAHCAIWHPTRRLLGVQFHPEVAHTPRGELMLGNFVHALCGCAGDWTMASFVETEVTRIREQVGPTARVVCGLSGGVDSSVAAVLAHRAIGERLSCIFVDNGVLRAGEAAQVEQVFAEQLRMPLVVVDARRRFLERLAGVTDPERKRKLIGAEFVAVFEEQAQRLVPPADYLLQGTLYPDVIESSSHRGPSATIKTHHNVGGLPERMRMRLVEPLRELFKDEVRQVGEELGLPHHVLWRQPFPGPGMAVRILGEVTAERVALLQKADAIIDEEIRAAGLYDSIWQSFGVLLPVQTVGVMGDGRTYQSVLALRAVHSTDGMTADWVKLPYELLATISSRVINEVPGINRVVYDISSKPPATIEWE is encoded by the coding sequence GTGGCGCGCAGATCGATCGTCGTCCTGGATTTCGGCTCGCAGTACACGCAGCTCATCGCCCGCCGCGTGCGCGAGCTCCGCGTCTACAGCGAGATCCGCCCCTGCACCATCTCCCTGGCGGAGCTTCGGGCCATGCAGCCGGCGGGCGTGATCCTCTCCGGGGGGCCGGCGAGCGTCTACGAGACCGACGCCCCGCGCATCTCGAAGGAGGTGTTCGAGCTCGGGGTCCCCGTGCTCGGCATCTGCTACGGCCTGCAGCTCATGACCGAGCTGCTCGGCGGGCGGGTGGCGCCGGGGGAGCGCAGGGAGTACGGGCGCGCGAAGGTGCGGGTCCTCGACCGCGACTGCCCGCTCTGGCGCGGGCTCGACGAGGAGGGCGAGCTCGCGGTCTGGATGAGCCACGGCGACCGCATCGAGAGCCTCCCCGAGGGCTTTGTCGCGGTCGGGAGCAGCGAGAACACCGCGCACTGCGCGATCTGGCACCCCACGCGCCGGCTCCTCGGCGTGCAGTTCCACCCCGAGGTGGCGCACACTCCTCGCGGCGAGCTGATGCTCGGCAACTTCGTCCACGCCCTCTGCGGCTGCGCGGGCGACTGGACGATGGCCTCGTTCGTCGAGACGGAGGTGACCCGGATCCGCGAACAGGTGGGACCCACGGCGCGCGTCGTCTGCGGCCTCTCGGGCGGGGTGGACTCCTCGGTGGCGGCTGTCCTCGCGCACCGGGCGATCGGCGAGCGGCTGAGCTGCATCTTCGTGGACAACGGCGTCCTGCGGGCCGGCGAGGCGGCGCAGGTCGAGCAGGTCTTCGCCGAGCAGCTGCGTATGCCCCTCGTGGTGGTCGATGCGCGCCGGCGCTTTCTGGAGCGCCTCGCGGGGGTCACCGACCCCGAGCGCAAGCGCAAGCTCATCGGGGCGGAGTTCGTGGCGGTCTTCGAGGAGCAGGCGCAGCGTCTGGTACCGCCGGCGGACTATCTGCTCCAGGGGACGCTCTACCCGGACGTGATCGAGAGCAGCTCGCACCGCGGCCCCTCGGCCACCATCAAGACGCACCACAACGTGGGGGGCTTGCCCGAGCGCATGCGCATGCGGCTCGTCGAACCGCTGCGCGAGCTCTTCAAGGACGAGGTGCGGCAGGTGGGGGAGGAGCTCGGGCTCCCGCACCACGTGCTCTGGAGGCAGCCCTTCCCCGGACCGGGGATGGCGGTGCGCATTCTCGGCGAGGTGACAGCCGAGCGCGTGGCGCTGCTACAGAAGGCCGACGCGATCATCGACGAGGAGATCCGCGCCGCCGGGCTCTACGACAGCATCTGGCAGTCGTTCGGCGTGCTCCTGCCGGTCCAGACGGTGGGCGTGATGGGGGACGGCCGCACCTATCAGTCGGTCCTCGCGCTGCGCGCCGTGCATTCCACGGACGGCATGACGGCGGACTGGGTGAAGCTCCCGTACGAGCTCCTCGCCACCATCAGCAGCCGCGTGATCAACGAGGTCCCGGGGATCAACCGCGTGGTCTACGACATCTCGTCGAAGCCACCTGCCACGATCGAGTGGGAATAG
- a CDS encoding serine/threonine protein kinase, which translates to MRRIAIGGMAEVFEAQREGDPTSVVLKVLLPELAADAEFVQMFADEGRLAAALAHPHIVRVHASGEIEGTHYLEMELVDGVSLAELLRGQGAPLEPGLALLVAEGLLAALGHLHGLKGADGRSLGVVHRDLNPRNVLLSRRGEVKLSDFGIARSRLRQGRTRTGVIKGTVQYLAPEQLAGDEVDARTDVYGAGLVLFELLTGAPYIAGEREVDLLRAAEHPRWRAPSSLRPELSPRFDALLQPALQPFPEQRYGSAASFSAALARVREELALRTDVESLASCVRAAATAAPKGVGASVRPIAAGRDGTVVRDRGASALSPEADNQSRETARRRLLGAGALLLAALGVGAYWWVRSTSRERPAGGAAGVVGGAPGDGGRASRPAALDGGSRDRTRSASVAPDASARGVVRRRRGGGAGRGDGGRPGVRGSLQGDGGASVATSPVESTRVAERLRTLRTALGSQGLLLEDLPAELRGQWVAAEGHLREGRLVAARESLTSLERRLASVRVDRPLVQEKLNRVDRLLRALPATRPDRRALEDQAATALQTFMDGDYAGANAQLTAILRRLGRR; encoded by the coding sequence GTGCGCCGGATCGCCATCGGCGGCATGGCCGAGGTCTTCGAGGCGCAGCGAGAGGGTGACCCCACCTCGGTCGTCCTGAAGGTGCTGCTCCCCGAGCTCGCCGCGGACGCGGAGTTCGTGCAGATGTTCGCCGACGAAGGGCGGCTGGCCGCGGCTCTCGCGCATCCGCACATCGTGCGAGTCCACGCGTCCGGGGAAATAGAGGGAACGCACTATTTAGAGATGGAGCTCGTGGACGGGGTCTCCCTGGCGGAGTTGCTGAGGGGGCAGGGGGCCCCGCTCGAGCCCGGGCTCGCGCTCCTCGTGGCCGAGGGATTGCTCGCGGCGCTGGGGCACCTCCACGGGTTGAAGGGCGCCGACGGGCGCTCCCTCGGGGTAGTACATCGCGATCTGAACCCGCGGAACGTGCTCCTCTCGCGGCGGGGCGAGGTAAAGCTGAGCGACTTCGGCATCGCGCGCTCGCGGCTCCGGCAAGGGCGCACGCGTACGGGAGTGATCAAGGGAACCGTGCAGTACCTGGCTCCCGAGCAGCTCGCCGGGGACGAGGTGGACGCGCGCACCGACGTGTACGGGGCCGGGCTCGTGCTCTTCGAGCTCCTGACCGGGGCGCCCTACATCGCCGGGGAGCGGGAGGTGGACCTGCTGCGCGCGGCGGAGCATCCCCGCTGGCGGGCTCCGTCTAGCCTGCGTCCGGAGCTGTCACCGCGCTTCGACGCGTTGCTGCAGCCCGCGCTGCAGCCCTTTCCCGAGCAGCGGTACGGCAGCGCCGCGTCCTTCTCGGCCGCTCTCGCGCGGGTGCGGGAGGAGCTCGCGCTGCGGACGGACGTGGAGTCGCTGGCGAGCTGCGTGCGCGCTGCGGCCACCGCGGCGCCTAAGGGCGTGGGGGCGTCGGTGCGGCCGATCGCGGCGGGGCGCGACGGAACCGTGGTGCGCGACCGTGGTGCGTCGGCCCTTTCTCCGGAGGCGGACAATCAGTCACGGGAGACGGCGCGCAGAAGGCTGCTCGGGGCCGGGGCGCTGCTCCTCGCCGCGCTGGGGGTGGGAGCGTATTGGTGGGTGCGTTCTACTTCCCGGGAGAGGCCGGCCGGCGGTGCCGCGGGGGTGGTCGGGGGAGCGCCGGGGGACGGAGGACGCGCGTCGCGGCCCGCGGCGCTCGACGGTGGGTCGAGAGACCGCACGCGCTCGGCGTCCGTCGCGCCGGATGCCTCGGCGCGAGGGGTGGTGCGGCGGCGACGGGGGGGCGGCGCGGGGCGCGGCGACGGCGGGCGCCCGGGGGTTCGCGGAAGCTTGCAGGGAGATGGCGGGGCGAGCGTGGCCACGTCGCCCGTGGAGAGCACGCGGGTGGCGGAGCGGCTGCGCACGTTGCGAACGGCGCTGGGCAGCCAAGGGCTCCTCCTCGAGGATCTCCCCGCAGAGCTGCGCGGTCAGTGGGTGGCGGCGGAAGGCCACCTGCGCGAGGGGAGGCTCGTCGCCGCGCGCGAGAGCTTGACGAGCCTCGAACGGCGCCTGGCCAGCGTGCGGGTGGACCGGCCCCTGGTGCAGGAGAAGCTCAACCGGGTGGACCGCCTTCTGCGCGCGCTCCCGGCGACGCGTCCGGACCGGCGGGCGCTCGAGGATCAGGCGGCCACCGCGCTCCAGACCTTCATGGACGGGGATTACGCGGGGGCGAACGCGCAGCTCACGGCGATCCTGAGGCGGCTCGGCCGGCGGTGA
- a CDS encoding tetratricopeptide repeat protein — protein MVLGFCALLAGAPAAAAGGGHLQRGADLLARGDLAGAAAAFSDAIRENPKDARAYYQRGVCHGRLKKAAEAKADYRASLKLDARLAEAHNNLGALLHEEGEEEPALAHLKLAVQHKPSYGEAWFNLGLVLYATKRYGDAAKAYVRAARLKPKDVDVRINLGAALQRLDDVEGALRQLKLAVQLAPKDAMARANYGGLLLERGKLDEALGELKTATRLDPSYSPAWRRLAQVLTKKGAHGEAVAHLKQACKLSPRSAELRALLGQVYRKWGKSALALGEYRAALRIDPSFHKTHLLIGRLHAADGNCAAARKAFAAFVATEPKLPADTLEKLAAECKARPGGGGGARP, from the coding sequence GTGGTGCTCGGCTTCTGCGCACTCCTGGCGGGGGCCCCGGCGGCGGCGGCAGGAGGAGGACACCTGCAGCGCGGCGCGGACCTCCTCGCGCGCGGCGACCTCGCAGGGGCGGCGGCGGCCTTCAGCGACGCGATCCGCGAGAACCCCAAGGATGCACGGGCGTACTATCAGCGTGGCGTCTGCCATGGGCGCCTGAAGAAGGCGGCGGAGGCGAAGGCCGACTACCGCGCGAGCCTCAAGCTGGACGCGCGCCTGGCCGAGGCGCACAACAACCTCGGGGCGCTGCTACACGAGGAGGGGGAGGAGGAGCCGGCGCTCGCGCACCTGAAGCTGGCGGTGCAGCACAAGCCGAGCTACGGGGAGGCCTGGTTCAACCTGGGACTGGTCCTCTACGCCACCAAGCGCTACGGCGACGCGGCGAAGGCCTACGTGCGCGCGGCGCGCCTCAAGCCCAAGGACGTGGACGTCCGCATCAACCTGGGGGCGGCGCTCCAGCGATTGGACGACGTCGAGGGAGCGCTACGCCAGCTGAAGCTGGCCGTACAGCTCGCCCCGAAGGACGCGATGGCCCGCGCCAACTACGGCGGCCTGCTGCTCGAGCGCGGCAAGCTGGACGAGGCGCTCGGGGAGCTCAAGACCGCGACGCGGCTCGACCCGAGCTACAGCCCCGCCTGGCGCCGGCTCGCGCAGGTCCTGACGAAGAAGGGGGCCCACGGCGAGGCGGTCGCGCACCTCAAGCAGGCCTGCAAGCTCTCGCCTCGGTCGGCCGAGCTCCGCGCTCTCCTCGGTCAGGTCTACCGCAAGTGGGGCAAGAGCGCGCTCGCCCTGGGCGAGTACCGGGCGGCCCTCAGGATAGACCCCTCGTTTCACAAGACGCACCTGCTCATCGGTCGCCTGCACGCCGCCGACGGCAATTGCGCGGCGGCCCGGAAGGCCTTCGCCGCCTTCGTGGCGACCGAGCCCAAGCTTCCAGCCGACACGCTCGAGAAGCTCGCCGCGGAGTGCAAGGCGCGACCGGGCGGCGGAGGAGGGGCGCGTCCGTGA
- a CDS encoding sigma 54-interacting transcriptional regulator yields the protein MLVVRASRLSVEQGPDRGKELALEGRPVVVGTDPTCDLVLTDPAVSARHLSVEPRREGFLLKDLGSTNGTFVDGYRAEALYLPSGAQLELGGTTLRFLTLAEELELPLSKRTRLGGLLGHGEAMRQVFAILERVAPTEATVLLEGESGTGKELAARALHELSPRKTGPFIALDCGAIPPALIESELFGHAKGAFTGAAHAKAGPFEEAEGGTVFLDELGELPLELQPKLLRVLESRTVRRVGESQVRAIDARFVAATNRNLSQEVEAGRFRQDLFFRLSVIRVRLPALRERREEIPRLVAHFLAQLGHDPAQPIPSSMMELLSAHAWPGNVRELRNVVERLALLPGMTPQYYLDGEGRPCPPAGEVVVPLDVPFHEGKRVWTERFEREYLAALLSRCGGNISELARVSGLSRQSCHRLLDRYGLT from the coding sequence GTGCTCGTGGTGCGCGCGAGCCGGCTCTCGGTGGAGCAGGGGCCGGATCGCGGCAAGGAGCTCGCGCTCGAGGGGCGCCCCGTCGTAGTTGGCACCGACCCGACCTGCGACCTCGTCCTCACGGACCCGGCGGTCTCCGCGCGCCACCTCTCGGTCGAGCCGCGGCGCGAGGGGTTTCTGCTGAAGGATCTGGGCAGCACCAACGGGACCTTCGTGGACGGCTACCGCGCGGAGGCGCTCTACCTTCCTTCGGGGGCGCAGCTCGAGCTCGGCGGCACGACCCTGCGCTTTCTGACCCTGGCGGAGGAATTAGAACTTCCCCTCAGTAAACGGACCCGGCTCGGCGGACTGCTCGGCCACGGCGAGGCGATGCGTCAGGTATTCGCCATTCTAGAACGCGTCGCGCCTACGGAGGCGACGGTGCTCCTCGAGGGGGAGTCCGGAACCGGCAAGGAGCTGGCCGCGCGCGCCCTCCACGAGCTCTCGCCCCGCAAGACGGGCCCCTTCATCGCCCTGGACTGCGGCGCGATCCCGCCCGCGCTGATCGAGAGCGAGCTCTTCGGACACGCGAAGGGCGCCTTCACCGGCGCGGCGCACGCCAAGGCCGGTCCCTTCGAAGAGGCCGAGGGGGGGACGGTCTTCCTGGACGAGCTCGGCGAGCTGCCCCTCGAGCTCCAGCCGAAGCTCCTGCGCGTGCTCGAGAGCCGCACCGTGCGGCGGGTGGGGGAGTCCCAGGTGCGCGCCATCGACGCGCGGTTCGTGGCGGCTACCAACCGCAACCTGTCGCAGGAGGTGGAGGCCGGCCGATTTCGCCAGGACCTCTTCTTTCGCCTATCGGTGATTCGCGTCCGTTTGCCCGCCCTGCGGGAGCGGCGCGAGGAGATCCCGCGGCTCGTGGCGCACTTCCTCGCACAGCTCGGGCACGACCCGGCGCAGCCGATCCCTTCGTCGATGATGGAGCTGCTCTCGGCCCACGCCTGGCCCGGAAACGTGAGGGAGCTGCGCAACGTGGTGGAGCGACTCGCGCTGCTGCCGGGGATGACTCCGCAGTACTACCTGGACGGAGAGGGCCGCCCCTGCCCGCCAGCCGGGGAGGTCGTCGTCCCGCTCGACGTGCCGTTTCACGAGGGGAAGCGGGTCTGGACGGAACGCTTCGAACGGGAGTACCTCGCGGCGCTCCTCTCGCGCTGCGGTGGAAACATCTCGGAGCTGGCCCGCGTCTCGGGGCTCTCCCGGCAGTCGTGCCACCGGCTCCTCGACCGCTACGGGCTGACGTAG
- a CDS encoding Ig-like domain-containing protein, which yields MTRRSSPSPARALALLALLGGGCGSPVALDVVLVPDPNTTNPETLVGLLRTVRLVVDSAEGLYPATTQWSEGDVRVSDVDGDGAGELEAQVPLESLGRLPFVRLERGGLPPQPLDLRVEGLAGTSGESLAAGGVQGAAFLDGSTRRIEVPFNLKPLFRPPQVTQVIPPDGAKQLAARLTGSVFVIFSKRMRAPILSSRGVVRVLKVVGGREEEVPPESIVVQFLGPGPEAPTTLEYRFAEPLALASTYRIRVTTDALDDAAGRPLDQVPIAPGNQPFVSQFTTADQEPMASCPGCEPRFCHNGGEACPPGLTCDASRKTCRPEPGPCVPECAAGLACDPAQGVCLSDCRLHGTFGGCPTKAPLCGTDGLCRAPR from the coding sequence GTGACCCGTCGAAGCTCTCCTTCCCCCGCGCGCGCCCTTGCCCTTCTCGCCCTGCTCGGGGGCGGCTGCGGCTCCCCTGTGGCCCTGGACGTCGTCCTCGTCCCCGACCCGAACACCACGAACCCCGAAACCCTGGTGGGACTGCTCCGGACCGTACGCCTGGTGGTCGACTCGGCCGAGGGCCTCTACCCGGCCACCACGCAGTGGAGCGAGGGAGACGTGCGCGTCAGCGACGTGGACGGCGACGGAGCGGGGGAACTCGAGGCGCAGGTGCCCCTCGAGAGCCTGGGGCGCTTGCCGTTCGTGCGTCTCGAGCGGGGCGGACTGCCGCCTCAGCCCCTCGACCTGCGCGTGGAGGGGCTCGCGGGCACCTCGGGCGAGAGCCTGGCCGCGGGCGGCGTGCAAGGCGCCGCGTTTCTGGACGGGAGCACGCGCCGCATCGAGGTGCCGTTCAACCTGAAGCCCCTCTTCAGGCCGCCCCAGGTGACGCAGGTGATCCCCCCCGACGGCGCGAAGCAGCTCGCCGCGCGGCTCACCGGGAGCGTCTTCGTGATCTTCTCCAAGCGCATGCGGGCCCCCATCCTGAGCAGCCGGGGGGTCGTGCGCGTGCTGAAGGTCGTCGGCGGCCGCGAGGAGGAGGTCCCCCCCGAATCCATCGTGGTCCAGTTCCTCGGCCCCGGCCCCGAGGCGCCCACGACCCTCGAATACCGGTTCGCCGAGCCACTCGCGCTCGCCTCCACCTACCGCATTCGCGTCACCACGGACGCGCTCGACGACGCCGCGGGTCGGCCTCTCGATCAGGTGCCGATCGCCCCCGGAAACCAACCCTTCGTCAGCCAATTCACCACCGCCGATCAAGAGCCGATGGCGAGCTGCCCAGGGTGTGAGCCGCGCTTCTGTCACAACGGAGGCGAGGCCTGCCCTCCCGGCCTCACCTGCGACGCCTCTCGCAAGACCTGTCGCCCGGAGCCGGGCCCCTGCGTCCCCGAATGCGCCGCGGGCCTCGCCTGCGATCCGGCACAGGGCGTCTGCCTGAGCGACTGCCGCCTCCACGGCACCTTCGGCGGCTGCCCCACCAAGGCTCCCCTCTGCGGAACGGACGGCCTCTGCCGCGCGCCGCGCTAA
- the glnD gene encoding [protein-PII] uridylyltransferase — translation MTASHAPSIEELGRLDGAARKTACRSYVAEARAAMRMGLERGESPAELFGALAAAYDALLGALIGEEELGEAHVCLVALGGYGRRELYPFSDLDLLILRQPGTEQMADRLLERVVYPLWDAKLTVGHAVRSVDEALDLAASDLTMRTALLDARRLLGDEGPYHALTAGAYREFFGPEHVNQFVAALAEERARRHARFGESVYLLEPNVKSGKGGLRDLNTALWAATARHGLGELDELPRVGAATARQCRALAEARAFLQNLRLATHLAAGRAQDRLLFDLQEVLAPRLFPEQEVRGVRRSAASAPAVERLMHAYYRHARTVVIETDGILERCCVNPAGGNDVQPAEVRSIDPVWEVQGQQLVCLAPEVFWERPAEMLRGFALAAAEGLELARATRDVLAEAAASEPGHELAASEEGARWWLELLQHATVRAGRSVLQSLHDAGLLCAVIPELAPCTGRVQHDVHHVYTVDQHSLYVVELLHAFARGEQPDLSPTAAALATQDPPSRSLLLAALLHDVGKPYGSDHSGKGARLVAGVAARLGLEREEQDLAVFLVAQHLSMARISQRRDLGDDRVIADFAALVGNVERLRALYLLTVADTAMTAPGNLTSWKASLLDELYRKTYHELRDGDGAAARREEEVGTRRESVRALLRRHWGDAGEQVVERAPRALLAAHTPEALQHFLGVALELDQEPEGVVRIGTRPYDASTTELTICCDDGPGLLATMTGVMLARRISVLAAQIYTLPPDRPGGGPHHGRARALDVFWVHGPPSADYRAWSDFAALLEGALRGEHAVSELVARATRPSALPARALPKVATEVHVHNEASERCTILELQTADRVGLLYAVTRTLADLELEILFSKVETEAGRVTDVFYLQERATGQKVTLPERLTEIARAVRESVSRGDG, via the coding sequence GTGACCGCCTCGCACGCCCCATCGATCGAAGAGCTCGGCCGCCTGGACGGGGCGGCCCGCAAGACGGCGTGCAGGTCCTACGTCGCGGAGGCGCGGGCGGCCATGCGTATGGGCTTGGAGCGGGGGGAGTCGCCGGCGGAGCTCTTCGGCGCGCTCGCTGCGGCCTACGACGCCCTCCTCGGCGCGCTCATCGGAGAGGAGGAACTGGGCGAGGCGCACGTTTGCCTCGTGGCGCTCGGCGGCTACGGTCGCCGCGAGCTCTACCCCTTCTCCGACCTGGACCTGCTCATCCTCCGGCAGCCGGGGACCGAGCAGATGGCGGACCGGCTGCTCGAGCGCGTCGTGTACCCGCTCTGGGACGCGAAGCTGACGGTGGGCCACGCGGTACGTAGCGTCGACGAGGCGCTCGACCTGGCGGCCTCGGACCTGACGATGCGGACGGCTCTGCTCGACGCCCGACGCCTCCTCGGCGACGAGGGCCCGTACCACGCCCTGACGGCTGGTGCCTACCGCGAGTTCTTCGGCCCCGAACACGTGAACCAGTTCGTGGCGGCCCTGGCCGAGGAGCGGGCGCGCCGCCACGCGCGCTTCGGTGAGTCGGTCTACCTCCTCGAGCCGAACGTGAAGAGCGGGAAGGGGGGGCTGCGAGACCTGAACACGGCCCTCTGGGCGGCAACCGCGCGCCACGGGCTCGGCGAGCTCGACGAACTTCCCCGGGTCGGGGCGGCCACTGCGCGCCAGTGCCGCGCGCTCGCCGAGGCCCGGGCCTTCCTGCAGAACCTGCGGCTCGCGACGCACCTCGCTGCGGGGCGGGCCCAGGACCGTCTCCTCTTCGACCTGCAGGAGGTGCTGGCTCCGCGGCTCTTCCCCGAGCAGGAGGTGCGGGGCGTTCGGAGGTCGGCCGCGTCGGCTCCCGCGGTAGAGCGGCTGATGCACGCGTACTACCGACACGCGCGAACCGTGGTGATCGAGACCGACGGGATCCTCGAGCGGTGCTGCGTGAATCCGGCGGGGGGGAACGACGTGCAGCCCGCCGAGGTGCGGTCGATCGACCCCGTGTGGGAGGTTCAGGGGCAGCAGCTGGTTTGCCTCGCCCCGGAGGTGTTCTGGGAGCGCCCCGCGGAGATGCTGCGGGGCTTCGCACTCGCGGCGGCGGAGGGGCTCGAGCTCGCGCGGGCCACGCGGGACGTGCTGGCCGAAGCGGCGGCGTCGGAGCCGGGGCACGAGCTCGCCGCCTCCGAGGAGGGAGCTCGCTGGTGGCTCGAGCTCCTCCAGCACGCGACGGTTCGCGCCGGGCGTTCGGTGCTGCAGTCGCTCCACGACGCGGGACTCCTCTGCGCGGTGATCCCGGAGCTCGCTCCGTGTACGGGCAGGGTGCAGCACGACGTGCACCACGTCTACACGGTGGACCAGCATTCGCTCTACGTCGTCGAGCTCCTCCACGCCTTCGCGCGCGGGGAGCAGCCGGATCTCTCGCCGACCGCGGCCGCGCTAGCCACCCAGGATCCGCCCTCGCGGAGCCTGCTCCTGGCGGCGCTGCTGCACGACGTCGGCAAGCCGTACGGCAGCGACCACAGCGGAAAGGGGGCGCGGCTCGTCGCAGGGGTTGCGGCACGGCTCGGGCTGGAGCGGGAGGAACAGGACCTGGCGGTCTTCCTCGTGGCGCAGCACCTGAGCATGGCGCGCATCTCCCAGCGCAGGGACCTCGGGGACGATCGAGTGATCGCCGACTTCGCCGCGCTCGTCGGCAACGTCGAACGACTCCGCGCCCTCTACCTGCTCACGGTGGCTGACACGGCGATGACGGCCCCGGGAAACCTCACCAGCTGGAAGGCGTCGCTGCTCGACGAGCTCTACCGGAAGACGTACCACGAGCTACGGGACGGCGACGGGGCGGCCGCGCGACGGGAGGAGGAGGTCGGGACCCGCCGGGAGAGCGTGCGCGCGCTGCTTCGCCGCCACTGGGGGGACGCGGGCGAGCAGGTCGTGGAGCGGGCCCCGAGGGCGCTCCTGGCCGCGCACACCCCGGAGGCGCTGCAGCACTTCCTCGGCGTAGCCCTCGAGCTGGACCAGGAGCCCGAAGGAGTGGTGCGGATCGGGACGCGCCCCTACGACGCGAGCACGACGGAGCTCACGATCTGCTGCGACGACGGGCCGGGGCTCTTGGCGACGATGACCGGCGTGATGCTCGCACGGCGCATCTCGGTGCTGGCGGCCCAGATCTACACGCTTCCGCCCGACCGGCCGGGAGGAGGGCCGCACCACGGGCGGGCTCGCGCCCTCGATGTCTTCTGGGTGCACGGCCCTCCGTCGGCGGACTACCGGGCGTGGAGCGACTTCGCCGCGCTGCTGGAAGGGGCGCTACGAGGGGAGCACGCGGTATCCGAGCTGGTGGCGCGCGCGACTCGCCCCTCCGCCCTGCCGGCGCGGGCGCTCCCCAAGGTGGCGACGGAGGTGCACGTCCACAACGAGGCCTCCGAGCGGTGTACCATCCTCGAGCTCCAGACGGCGGACCGGGTGGGACTCCTCTACGCCGTGACGCGGACGCTGGCCGACCTGGAGCTGGAGATTCTCTTCTCGAAAGTCGAGACGGAGGCGGGGCGCGTGACCGACGTTTTCTATTTACAGGAGCGCGCGACGGGTCAGAAAGTGACGCTCCCCGAGCGGCTGACCGAGATCGCCCGGGCGGTGCGCGAGAGCGTCTCTCGGGGGGACGGATGA